From a single Alloactinosynnema sp. L-07 genomic region:
- a CDS encoding efflux RND transporter periplasmic adaptor subunit: MNTRMCAALIAVLITTVGCSATESAAPTPGLAERGTTMTTAKLTRQDLTNKVSLTGKVTLNPIFGLVAPLNGQVRYVDVKEQAGTPTKPTRAGAVWAAGKPTNLDVPAGSVFAGRLVGDKSTVTAGMPVVSAKYGGYGIVADIDGAQAYQLSDTLTSVRAQIKSGPGPFDCAVLGTIAALPAGAIPEPPAPPVAPQPNPADPNAKPAAPQPTPEQPKDSRQPSEATGMRLVCTAPADVKLINGAAATIEVVTESVKGAVVAPVEAVAGKQGAGKVEVISPDGQRQVKDVVLGLTDGRVVQIKSGLTGDETLAVPGPNLPPAPPQQGGPSPAMGG, from the coding sequence GTGAACACACGCATGTGCGCGGCGCTCATCGCCGTTCTGATAACCACGGTCGGCTGTTCCGCGACCGAATCCGCCGCGCCGACGCCTGGCCTCGCGGAGCGCGGGACGACGATGACCACGGCCAAACTCACCCGCCAGGACCTGACCAACAAGGTCAGCCTGACTGGCAAGGTCACGCTCAATCCCATCTTCGGCCTGGTGGCGCCGCTCAACGGGCAGGTGCGCTACGTCGACGTCAAAGAGCAGGCAGGCACGCCGACCAAGCCGACCCGCGCGGGCGCGGTCTGGGCGGCGGGCAAGCCGACGAACCTCGACGTCCCGGCGGGATCGGTCTTCGCCGGTCGGCTCGTGGGCGACAAGAGCACGGTCACCGCGGGGATGCCCGTGGTCTCGGCCAAGTACGGCGGCTACGGCATCGTCGCCGACATCGACGGTGCGCAGGCCTACCAGCTCTCCGACACGCTGACCTCGGTGCGCGCGCAGATCAAGAGCGGCCCCGGCCCGTTCGACTGCGCCGTGCTCGGCACCATCGCCGCGCTTCCGGCGGGTGCCATCCCGGAGCCGCCCGCGCCGCCGGTCGCCCCGCAGCCCAACCCGGCGGACCCGAACGCCAAACCGGCCGCGCCGCAGCCCACGCCCGAGCAGCCGAAGGACTCACGCCAGCCGTCCGAGGCCACCGGGATGCGCCTGGTCTGCACCGCGCCCGCCGACGTGAAGCTGATCAACGGCGCCGCCGCGACGATCGAGGTGGTGACCGAGTCCGTCAAGGGCGCGGTGGTCGCGCCGGTCGAGGCGGTGGCGGGCAAGCAGGGCGCGGGCAAGGTCGAGGTCATCAGTCCTGACGGTCAGCGACAGGTCAAGGACGTTGTTCTAGGCCTGACCGACGGTCGGGTCGTGCAGATCAAGTCCGGCTTGACCGGCGACGAGACTCTCGCCGTGCCGGGGCCGAACCTGCCGCCCGCCCCACCACAGCAGGGTGGTCCCTCGCCCGCCATGGGGGGCTGA
- a CDS encoding ABC transporter ATP-binding protein has product MTPLIELTGLCKTLKGQGEPRSILSGVDLTVRGGDSVAILGRSGSGKSTLLSLIGLFDRPDGGRYLLGGQDITKLSERRAARLRSDEFGFVFQRFFLLKHLTAAQNVAMALVNGQGWAARRKRKAKVLAALDLVGIAHLAKHKPPRLSGGEQQRVAIARALVREPKILLADEPTGALDTETGALVIEVLHSATTRGCGLILVTHDHAHANRMNRVVRLSDGKLVQGGHL; this is encoded by the coding sequence ATGACGCCGCTCATCGAACTGACCGGGCTCTGCAAGACACTCAAAGGCCAAGGCGAGCCCCGCTCGATCCTCTCCGGCGTCGACCTCACTGTCCGCGGCGGCGATAGCGTGGCGATCCTGGGCCGATCCGGTTCCGGCAAGAGCACGTTGCTCAGCCTCATCGGCCTGTTCGACAGGCCCGACGGCGGCCGCTATCTGCTCGGCGGTCAGGACATCACCAAGCTGTCCGAGCGGCGCGCGGCCCGGCTGCGCAGCGACGAGTTCGGCTTCGTCTTCCAGCGGTTCTTCCTGCTCAAGCACCTCACCGCCGCGCAGAACGTCGCGATGGCCCTGGTGAACGGACAGGGCTGGGCGGCGCGGCGCAAGCGCAAGGCGAAGGTCCTTGCCGCGCTGGACCTGGTCGGCATCGCCCATCTGGCCAAGCACAAACCGCCGCGTTTGTCCGGTGGCGAACAGCAGCGCGTCGCGATCGCCCGCGCGCTGGTTCGTGAGCCGAAGATCCTGCTTGCCGACGAACCGACCGGTGCGCTCGACACCGAGACCGGCGCGCTGGTCATCGAGGTTCTCCACTCGGCGACAACCCGCGGCTGCGGGCTGATCCTGGTCACCCACGACCACGCGCACGCCAACCGGATGAACCGCGTCGTGCGGCTCTCCGACGGCAAGCTCGTCCAAGGAGGGCACCTCTGA
- a CDS encoding LysR family transcriptional regulator, which produces MFDLVRLRVLRTVADQGTLAAAAELLHLTPSAVSQQMAKLEREARCALIERHGRRVRLTEEGKLLARHAERILGAVEEAEADLDERRGEVLGEFTVAAFPTAVRGLLPAVAVAMNERYPRLRLRLLEVEPYDAIAQLGRGDVDLAIAQDWVNVPIATPERMRSRDIGQDPVDVALPAAHPLADAPTVTPSDLAEERWIASTAGTICHDWLVSTVRRSGQEPNIVHQAGEFPTQLAMVAAGLGVALIPRLAGDQIPEGVRIRPIEPGMSRRIFAVWREESARKPSVRAFVETACQQWVQHHYSLHV; this is translated from the coding sequence ATGTTCGATCTGGTCAGACTGCGCGTCCTGCGGACCGTCGCCGATCAAGGCACGCTCGCGGCGGCGGCCGAACTCCTGCACCTGACGCCGTCCGCTGTCTCGCAGCAGATGGCGAAACTTGAGCGGGAGGCCCGGTGCGCCCTGATCGAGCGCCACGGTCGGCGAGTGCGGCTGACTGAGGAGGGCAAGTTGCTCGCCCGGCATGCCGAGCGGATCCTCGGAGCGGTCGAGGAGGCCGAGGCCGACCTCGATGAGCGCCGTGGGGAGGTGCTGGGCGAATTCACCGTGGCCGCGTTCCCCACCGCCGTGCGCGGCCTGCTGCCTGCGGTCGCCGTCGCGATGAACGAGCGGTATCCGCGGTTGCGCCTTCGTCTGCTGGAGGTCGAGCCGTACGACGCCATCGCCCAGCTCGGGCGGGGCGACGTGGACCTCGCCATCGCGCAGGACTGGGTCAACGTGCCTATCGCCACCCCTGAGCGGATGCGGTCGCGCGACATCGGCCAGGACCCGGTCGACGTGGCGCTCCCCGCCGCGCACCCGCTGGCCGACGCACCCACCGTGACCCCCTCCGACCTGGCCGAGGAGCGGTGGATCGCCTCGACGGCTGGGACGATCTGTCACGACTGGCTGGTGAGCACCGTTCGCCGGTCTGGTCAGGAGCCGAACATCGTCCACCAGGCAGGCGAGTTCCCTACCCAGCTGGCGATGGTCGCCGCCGGGCTCGGGGTGGCGTTGATACCTCGCCTAGCGGGTGATCAGATTCCGGAGGGTGTTCGGATCCGGCCCATCGAGCCGGGCATGTCGCGGCGGATCTTCGCGGTGTGGCGTGAGGAGAGCGCGCGCAAGCCGTCGGTTCGCGCGTTCGTCGAAACCGCATGTCAGCAGTGGGTTCAACATCACTATTCACTGCATGTATAG